AGGGAGCTGCGATCGATCCCGGCGAAATCCGCGAAATTGGCTGCTACGCGGATGCGATCCGGAAGCCCAGCTTCGGAAAGTGGTTCACAATCTTGCCTAGCTGCGAATCTTCGCGTTCAATCGCAATCTCGTAAGCCGAACTCGCCACCACCATCCCCGTCACCGGATCGAAGCCGTAGTCTTCCGGTGTCACCGAGACCCGCGCCCCGGGCTTGAGCTCGTTGGGATCGCCGCTGTCCGCGGATTGTTTCGTCCCCGGGGTGCTCTCTTTCGCGATCTTGAGTGCCTCGTCCGCGTCCATCGGATTAACGTCGCCGTATCCCATCGCGTCGATTCGTTCAAACCACCTCATGAGGCTCGCACACTTCTGCGCCATCGCGAATGCACCCGGCTCGGCCCGCAGGAACCACACGCAATGGAAGCATGCGGCATCTGCGAGACTGAACGACGAGCCGAGGATGAAGGGCTGGTCGGCGAGCGTGCGATCCAGGTTGTCGAGGTAGGCGCGCACATAGTTGCGCGCATCGGGGGCAAGCAACGTGAGCTCTTCGAAATTGGCGCCGCGCATCATCTTGGAGCGGTCGTCGAGAAACTCCTTACCGATCAGCGGCGCCAGCTTCTCAAAGATCACCGGGGTGGTGGAAAAGAAGAATCGTCGATCGGCGAACAGGTTGATCATGAGACACGCCGCCTGCGTCCCGTGCGGATAGCTGGTCGGCTCCGGGAACAGTTCGTCGATTTTGCGGATGATAATCCCGGTGTCGCACCACACGTCGGCGCCGATTTGGAGCACCGGAATGCGCCGATAGCCACCGGTCAACGGAATCAGCTTGGGCTTGGGCATGATGACCGGCTGCTCGACCGATCGCCAGCTTACTTTCTTATGCGCAAAAATCTTCCGGATCTTTTCGGAAAACGGCGAGCTCGCATACTGATGAAGAATTATCTCGGGCACTGGGTCGCTCCTGACCTCGGCGCGGGATGGCAGCGCCAAGTCCGAGAGAGTTAACCACAACCGCGCCGGGACACAAAGTCACAAT
Above is a window of Candidatus Binataceae bacterium DNA encoding:
- a CDS encoding glutathione S-transferase family protein, which gives rise to MPEIILHQYASSPFSEKIRKIFAHKKVSWRSVEQPVIMPKPKLIPLTGGYRRIPVLQIGADVWCDTGIIIRKIDELFPEPTSYPHGTQAACLMINLFADRRFFFSTTPVIFEKLAPLIGKEFLDDRSKMMRGANFEELTLLAPDARNYVRAYLDNLDRTLADQPFILGSSFSLADAACFHCVWFLRAEPGAFAMAQKCASLMRWFERIDAMGYGDVNPMDADEALKIAKESTPGTKQSADSGDPNELKPGARVSVTPEDYGFDPVTGMVVASSAYEIAIEREDSQLGKIVNHFPKLGFRIASA